Below is a genomic region from Prochlorococcus marinus str. MIT 0918.
CACTCATAAAAGCAAAAATAGAGGCTTCATACGATTTGTTGCTAATGAATAGTCTCAAAGCAAGACGCCTTGGAAAAATTAGTTCAGAAGCAGTAAATGCTTCTCAAAAAGAAGAAGTAATAGTCGATATGAACTCTGGTCTTGGCAATGTATTGAGAACGAGACTTAAATCCATCACTTCTTCATTACCTAATTCTAATGATAATTCTTCTGAAAATGCTATCAACCTTCCAAATGGGTCTGGGCTTACTATAAGAATTTCATTAGGAATATTAACTCTTGTTTTACTGTTAGTAGCACCAGATCAAAATATACAATTCATTCTTTCTATTGCCACTATAGGACTTTTTATTAGCCAAATCAAAAGAGGTCGAAGAGTTATTCAATCATTAGGATGGAGTGTTGTCTTTTTATCAAGTGGTTTAATATTAGGTGGTTTAGTTGTTAGTGGAATATCTGACCAGTCATTATTAGTTTCATTAGCAAAAATAGAAGCCTTGCCAGCCGTCTTTTTACTTTGGATTGGCTCTCTAATTCTTTCTTAACTAAAGATTAATTTCAATTATAATTGATCAATAATTGCTTTGAGTTCTGTTTCTTCTATTAAATAAATTGAATTACAGTAATTACATCTTATCTCAGATTTTTTATCTTCATTCAATATATTTATAATTTCTTCTTTCCCTAAGAGTTTAAGAGCTGAAATGCTCCGAGTTCTAGAACATCTACACTTGAAACTTATAGCTTTAGGTTTGTCTTTGATTAATATATTTTCTTTTGTAAGACTAGGAAAAGTCATTTTAAATATGTCTTGAAGATTGTTTCTGCATTGGAATAATTTCTCACTAAAGAAATTTATCTTTTTACATTCATCATCTAATTTATTTATTAATAATTTATTTGTAATTGCGTTAGGTAATACTTGTGCTATGAGGGCTCCTGAACAAATTATTTCACTATTTAGGATTTTCTCTCCGACAAATACAGCTGATTGAATCTGCTCAGAATGCATTAAATAAGATGCTATATCCTCTCCAATTCCACCTTGAATTAACTCTACAGTGCTTGCGAAAGGTTGTCCTTGACCAATATCTCTTGTGACATGAAGATATCCTTTACCAGTAGCAGAATTAAAATCAAAATAATGATTACCCTCACTATCTTTTATCAAGTCTAGTTCTAACTTGGGGTTGCCTACATAACCTCTTACTGTGCCATCACATCCAGCATCTACATTAAGTCCTTTTAATGGACCATCAGATTGAATTTTTATAGTAACTCTCCCTTGCTTGACTTTCATTGAGCTAGCTAATAGTAATCCTGTGCTCATTGCTCTTCCCAATAGTGCTGATGTTAGAAAAGATAGTGAATGTCTTCTTTTTGCTTCATTTAAAGCCTGAGTTATTAAAACAGCAACTAAACTGATAGAACCATTTGCAGCAGTTGCTCTAATAAGATTATCTTTCATGTATCTTAAATTATATCTTTAAATAATTTTCCTGTTGAAAGTTGATAACTGTCAACAGGGTGATTTTTGAAAAGATCAGGCTCATGAGTTGCCACAATAACAGTCTGTTCTTTTGATAATTTATTTATTAACAGAACTATTTCATCACGAACAGACCAATCAAGACCAGCAGTAGGCTCATCAAGTAAAAGGACCTTGGGCTTTCTAATTAATTGAACAGCTATCGCTAAACGTCTCTGTTGGCCTCCGCTTAAATTTTCTGGTAATTGTTTTAAATTAATCTCATTAAGGCCTACCTGATTGAGAACTTTTGATTGCAGCTCTTCTGAAACTCTTCGATGTCCGATTTTTAATTCTTCTAAAATAGTTAAGCCTATGAAGTGACGCTCTGGGAATTGAAATACCACTCCACATAAATTTCTTCTTTGTTTTTCGACAATAATAATATTATTCCAGTAGCAACAACCATTTGTAGGTGCTATTAAACCACTAATAATTTCTATCAGAGTAGTTTTTCCACTTCCACTTTTACCAACGAATATAGTTGGATTACCCTTATCAGCATTAAATGAGATTCCAGCTAATACTTCTTTTTCAGAAGTTGCAGGGAAATAGTGAATTCCTTTTAAATAAAGCATTTTTGATTATATAGCTCTGAGGTTTAGGTTGGTAAACTTTGCTCAAGCATTGTATTTTTCGATATCATCTATCATTAATCATTTAAGATAACAAATATCGTAAAAATATTATGGAAGTACATTTTCGTGAGATTGATCCATTTAATTGTTGGATTTGGTTTCATTTTTCGGATCTCCCTAGTCAAGGTGAAAAAAATTATCTTAATGGCATTTTGGATAGTTGGTATGTAATAGGTCACTTAGGTGGATTTAATTCTGGTAATTTACAAGCCCATCAAGCGGAAAATGATATAAGTTGGCTAAATTATGATAATTCTGATGAAGTATCTAATTTGCCAGCATTAATGCATAATTTAGGACAGCTGGAATATCAAGGGGAATGGGCTAGATGTTGGGTAGACTTAGGCACATCTGATGCTATTGCTCTTGACGTTTTAATAAATACCATGAGACAAATAGATGGCGATTTAATTCGATTTAGAGAAATTTTTGTAGGTGGTGTAAATGAAGATTGGGAAATAGATGAGAATCCTGATGCTCTTTTTATAGATAACGACTAATTTCGTGGCAGAGCCCAGACGTCTCTTAATAGAGTATGCACGCATATGCAATTTTATTAATGATGACCTTTCCCTAAAATTAAATCTATCTGAGCAGCATTATCTTTTTAATGTACTTAGATTAAGGACTAATGATAAAATTCATATTATTGATGGAGAGGGTAAACTTTGGGAAGCAAAGTTATTTGGTAATAAATTAATTAAATTCACAACCGATGTAAATAATCCCTGGCAAAACGAATCTAAGTCTAAAAGAAGTTTATGTTTAGCAATAGCTATACCTAAGATAGGTTTTGATGATGTAGTTAGAATGACTTGTGAAATAGGAATTGATATAATTCAACCCTTGATTTGTGATAGGTCTGTTTTAACTCACGTTAGTATTAATAAGCAAAATCGTTGGGAATCAATTCTTAAAGAATCTATTGAACAATCTGAAAGGCTTTGGAAGCCGGAAATTTTAACCCCTCTTAACTTTAAAAATTGGTCAAATAATATATCTCCTCTAAATACTTTTGCTATAGCAACAACAAGAATTGATAGTTCTTTGGAAATCGAATTATGGTTAAAGAATCTATCTAGTGATTCAAAAAAAGTTTGGACTTTAATAGGCCCTGAAGGAGGATGGTCTGAAGATGAACTTGAGTATGCTAAATCAAAGAGATTTTATTTTGTGAAGATGGGAGATGCAATATTAAGGACTTCTACAGCAGCTATTGCCGCTTCACAAATCATGGCATCCTGGAGAAAATTAAGCACTTAATTTCACTATTATATTGTTTTATAATTTAAAATAGAATTATCTATTTATAGAGTAGAGATGACTTTTCCTTTAGTCGTAAATGAATGGTTTTGGGCCTTTATTATAAACTTTATTCTTATAAGCATTGTTCATACACAGCCATTACTTACTAAAAGAGGATGGGTGCATGCCGGTGCTCTTGGAACAATATTATTAGCTTGTTTAGGTTGGAATGGCTGGATTGCTGTTTTTATTTATTTAATATTTGGCTCTGCTGTCACAAAATTTGGCTTTGCCTATAAACAATCAAAAGGCATAGCAGAATCTAGAGGGGGTAGACGTGGCCCAGAGAATGTCTGGGGCTCTGCGGCAACCGGAACAATTATGGCTCTTTTATACAAGATTCTTTCTGGTCAAGGTCAATATTATATTTTTGTTGGATTTGCTGCAAGCTTCGCATCTAAACTTGCTGATACCTTTGGTAGTGAAATAGGTAAACGTTGGGGTAAGAAAACTTTTTTAATTACCTCTTTTAAATCAGTACCTCCAGGAACTGATGGAGCTATAAGCCTTGAAGGTACATTGGCTAGTCTTTTAGGAAGTTTATTGATGACATCAGTTATGATGGTTTTTTCATTTATATCTTCTTTTGAGTCTTTTCTAATTGTTATGACTAGTGGGTTCTTAGCTACAATTTTTGAAAGTATTTTCGGGGCATTATTTCAAAATAAGTTGAAGTTTATGACTAATGAATTTGTAAATTTCTTGCAAACCACTTTTGCATGTTTAATTTCAATTATGATGGCATTCATTATTAGTTGATTGACTAAAGTTTCAATAATATTGTTTGGGAATATCGTTTGGGTTGGTTTTTATAGTAATAATCATCATCATGACTTTCCCCAGTTTTCTAACGGTGACCAATTCACCACTTTTTCATATATGCAAATATGCCCTTTTGAAGTTAGATGTATTCCATCATCACATATAAGATTTTCCCATAAAGGTTGTTCTCTTATTTCTTGATATGTAGGCAGAAAAGGGATATCTAATACTAGGCAACACTCTTCTATTAGTCTTTCATACTGGAAACACGCTTTATTGGAATACCAAAGGCATTGAGCAAATGGCATTTTTTTCTCAATAACAGGAGTTAAGCCAAGTACCATTACATAGGTAGTTTTTTTGATTCTTTTTAAAAGTTCTTCCAATCCAAATCTAAAGGCATCACTGGATAACTGTGGCCGACCATCTATTCTACCTATTCTTGCCGTGTCGTTTAACCCTACGGCAATTAATATGCCACTAGGGAAATTTCTTCTGTATTCACCACGGCATTGCCATTCCTTTGCCCATCTTTTAGCAATTTTTTCTAATCCGTCACCTCTCACACCTAAAGGATATACAACTGGATAACCTGGATTACTCATCCAATTCTTGCGAAGCCTTTCGCACCAACCACCACCTAAGCTATCTCCCCATCCATATACAGAGCTATCTCCAATAACTATTAATTGTTTCGGTGGTGGATTATTCATAATGAGACATTATGTTTTTACAGTTAACCCTTGTTCATTGGTTTTCTTTAGATAGTTTTGAAATTGTCGGCTTAATGCCTCTCCAATTAATGTAATTAATATAAATGCCATTGTGATCATTAAAACTTCATCCCATGCAAACGAACTTAATGATTCTCTTAATTGCCATCCTAATCCAACACCCCCAATAGCACCCACGACAATTGTTTCTCTTAAGATTACATCTGATCTATATGCAGAGTAGGTTAGATAGTTATTACTTATGGAGCAAAACTTTCCATAAAACCATCCAATAGAACTTGATGCTCCAACTGATCTAATTGCACTATATTTGCAATTGTCTAATTTTGCAATATTCTCTTTTAATATTCTTCCCATAACACCTAGATTTTGAATTCCTAATGCTAATGCAGCAACATATATGCTTGGTGTAGTACAAAGTAATAATAATAATAATAATAAAGGTGAAGGTATAACTCTAAAGAATATAAATATAATATCTATTAGGAAACTTAAGGATCTAAATGGTAAGATCATTAATAAAAGAGGTGGAACTGATATAGCAATTGAACTTGACAATACTGTCATTGATATTGTTTCGAAAAATAGTTTAATCCAAGGAAGATTGCTCATGTTCTTAATTATAATCTTTTGATTATAATCAAAATTAAATGAATGAAATTTTATAGGTGAAAAAATATCTAAACCTAACTTTTGAAGCATTATTATACTTATAATAAGTGAAGATATAAGTACAATAATATTGAGTAAGGAATAGAGACCTATGTTATTCTGATAAAGATTAGGTGACTGTAAGGAATGAACTATTTTTTCGAGAATGATGATAGTTATAAATAATAACCAAAGAGAAGTCCACATATCCCTAAATTCTAAGGATTGAATAGTAAGTTGTAATTCTGTACCGATCCCACCTAATCCGAATA
It encodes:
- a CDS encoding CPP1-like family protein, with the protein product MTEKDSEANKATQEALSILGLDPNASFDEIQDARNEKLAQAGEDPLIKAKIEASYDLLLMNSLKARRLGKISSEAVNASQKEEVIVDMNSGLGNVLRTRLKSITSSLPNSNDNSSENAINLPNGSGLTIRISLGILTLVLLLVAPDQNIQFILSIATIGLFISQIKRGRRVIQSLGWSVVFLSSGLILGGLVVSGISDQSLLVSLAKIEALPAVFLLWIGSLILS
- a CDS encoding ABC transporter ATP-binding protein, whose translation is MLYLKGIHYFPATSEKEVLAGISFNADKGNPTIFVGKSGSGKTTLIEIISGLIAPTNGCCYWNNIIIVEKQRRNLCGVVFQFPERHFIGLTILEELKIGHRRVSEELQSKVLNQVGLNEINLKQLPENLSGGQQRRLAIAVQLIRKPKVLLLDEPTAGLDWSVRDEIVLLINKLSKEQTVIVATHEPDLFKNHPVDSYQLSTGKLFKDII
- a CDS encoding DUF3531 family protein, which translates into the protein MEVHFREIDPFNCWIWFHFSDLPSQGEKNYLNGILDSWYVIGHLGGFNSGNLQAHQAENDISWLNYDNSDEVSNLPALMHNLGQLEYQGEWARCWVDLGTSDAIALDVLINTMRQIDGDLIRFREIFVGGVNEDWEIDENPDALFIDND
- a CDS encoding PhnE/PtxC family ABC transporter permease — encoded protein: MRIIIAKPILAILPVFVLIPITLQITKDIHMGGLYNITKFIISAVNPSINQSIIRSSLNGIQVTLFIAIISWSLSVVFGIMLGLLSSDIFYKIIDINPKLSKAIKIILSIPRATHELIWGLLLLQFFGLKPWIAIVSIVIPYSCLMARVFSEQINQIDITTIIAIKHNGASKFGVLITALLPKIIPLISSYGYYRLECAIRGATALGIFGLGGIGTELQLTIQSLEFRDMWTSLWLLFITIIILEKIVHSLQSPNLYQNNIGLYSLLNIIVLISSLIISIIMLQKLGLDIFSPIKFHSFNFDYNQKIIIKNMSNLPWIKLFFETISMTVLSSSIAISVPPLLLMILPFRSLSFLIDIIFIFFRVIPSPLLLLLLLLCTTPSIYVAALALGIQNLGVMGRILKENIAKLDNCKYSAIRSVGASSSIGWFYGKFCSISNNYLTYSAYRSDVILRETIVVGAIGGVGLGWQLRESLSSFAWDEVLMITMAFILITLIGEALSRQFQNYLKKTNEQGLTVKT
- a CDS encoding GDSL-type esterase/lipase family protein, whose product is MNNPPPKQLIVIGDSSVYGWGDSLGGGWCERLRKNWMSNPGYPVVYPLGVRGDGLEKIAKRWAKEWQCRGEYRRNFPSGILIAVGLNDTARIGRIDGRPQLSSDAFRFGLEELLKRIKKTTYVMVLGLTPVIEKKMPFAQCLWYSNKACFQYERLIEECCLVLDIPFLPTYQEIREQPLWENLICDDGIHLTSKGHICIYEKVVNWSPLENWGKS
- a CDS encoding 16S rRNA (uracil(1498)-N(3))-methyltransferase, translated to MAEPRRLLIEYARICNFINDDLSLKLNLSEQHYLFNVLRLRTNDKIHIIDGEGKLWEAKLFGNKLIKFTTDVNNPWQNESKSKRSLCLAIAIPKIGFDDVVRMTCEIGIDIIQPLICDRSVLTHVSINKQNRWESILKESIEQSERLWKPEILTPLNFKNWSNNISPLNTFAIATTRIDSSLEIELWLKNLSSDSKKVWTLIGPEGGWSEDELEYAKSKRFYFVKMGDAILRTSTAAIAASQIMASWRKLST
- the hslO gene encoding Hsp33 family molecular chaperone HslO, whose amino-acid sequence is MKDNLIRATAANGSISLVAVLITQALNEAKRRHSLSFLTSALLGRAMSTGLLLASSMKVKQGRVTIKIQSDGPLKGLNVDAGCDGTVRGYVGNPKLELDLIKDSEGNHYFDFNSATGKGYLHVTRDIGQGQPFASTVELIQGGIGEDIASYLMHSEQIQSAVFVGEKILNSEIICSGALIAQVLPNAITNKLLINKLDDECKKINFFSEKLFQCRNNLQDIFKMTFPSLTKENILIKDKPKAISFKCRCSRTRSISALKLLGKEEIINILNEDKKSEIRCNYCNSIYLIEETELKAIIDQL
- a CDS encoding TIGR00297 family protein produces the protein MTFPLVVNEWFWAFIINFILISIVHTQPLLTKRGWVHAGALGTILLACLGWNGWIAVFIYLIFGSAVTKFGFAYKQSKGIAESRGGRRGPENVWGSAATGTIMALLYKILSGQGQYYIFVGFAASFASKLADTFGSEIGKRWGKKTFLITSFKSVPPGTDGAISLEGTLASLLGSLLMTSVMMVFSFISSFESFLIVMTSGFLATIFESIFGALFQNKLKFMTNEFVNFLQTTFACLISIMMAFIIS